The Natronosporangium hydrolyticum nucleotide sequence CACAGCTTGCGGGCGAACGCCCGCGCCCGGGGTTACTTGCCGAGGCGACGACGCTGGACGCGGGTCCTACGCAGCAGCTTACGGTGCTTCTTCTTGGCCATGCGCTTACGACGCTTCTTGACCACCGAGCCCATGCAAATCACCCTTCGCCCTCGGCCGGCACGCGGTCGGCCCGCGCGGTCGGCACCTAGGGTAGCGGGTCGCCCCACCGACCGGGCAACGAGGTCGGGCCGGGAGCGACGCCGCTAGGGCAGCACCGGGCCACCGTGCTCGTCGAACGCCTCCTGGAGATACTCGTGCACCGCCCGCTCGGGCACCCGGAAGGAACGCCCGACTCGTACCGCGGCCAGGTCACCGGAGTGCACCAGGCGGTACACCGTCATCTTCGACACCCGCATCACTTCGGCCACCTCTGCCACCGTCAAGAACTTGACGTCGGCCAGCGCCCCCTCCGCACGGGTCGCTCTAGTCATAGCTCCACCCCCCGGCTACGTGCGTTCAACTAGCACAGTACCGGGGCTCAAGGTGCCGACGCGAACACTTCTCGCATTTCCGTCACGGTGTTTACGCCGATGACAGCGCCACCAGCCCCCACCGTGCTTCCCAGGTTTCACCAGGCGCCAGCATGATCACGTCCCGCCCGGATCGGAACGCGTCCGGCGGACAGGTCATCGGCTCCAGGGCGACCGATCGGCGCTGCCGCTCGTCGCCCAACGTGTCACCGCTATACAGCTGCCACCACGGGAACGACGCGTCGGCCCACAGCCGCACCCCGGCGCCGTCCTCGGCCGACAAAGTCACCGCCGACGTCCCGTCGGCCTCCGGGATGACCGACCCGTACGTCACATCCACCACCAGATCACCGATCCGGCGGGGAGTGGTGAAGTCCCACTCGGTCCCGTCGACCTTGGCCGCGCCGATCGGCAACAACCGGGAGTCGGCGAGCAGCCGCGACCGCGCCGGCACGTGCAGTCGTAGCTCCGACACCGCGACGCCGGGCAGACGCAGATAAGGATGGACCGAAAAACCGAACGGCGCCGGCTCCGCTGACCAGTTGGTCACCCGATGCGTGGCGGTGAGCCCGCCAGCGGCCAGCGACCAGACCGTCTCGAACGCCAACGTCCACGGGTAACCCGGCTGCGCCGGCGACACGCACTCGACCGTGATCGACGAATCGTCGGCCGCAGTGAGCCGCCACGGCAACCAGCG carries:
- a CDS encoding 30S ribosomal protein bS22, whose amino-acid sequence is MGSVVKKRRKRMAKKKHRKLLRRTRVQRRRLGK
- a CDS encoding helix-turn-helix domain-containing protein: MTRATRAEGALADVKFLTVAEVAEVMRVSKMTVYRLVHSGDLAAVRVGRSFRVPERAVHEYLQEAFDEHGGPVLP
- a CDS encoding aldose 1-epimerase family protein; protein product: MADTVHPSGSQWTISDGAQEAVIVEVGGGLRTWRVGEHELLDGYAADELCPGAAGQILAPWPNRIRDGRYPFAGTWHQLPVNEPEKHTALHGLVRWLPWRLTAADDSSITVECVSPAQPGYPWTLAFETVWSLAAGGLTATHRVTNWSAEPAPFGFSVHPYLRLPGVAVSELRLHVPARSRLLADSRLLPIGAAKVDGTEWDFTTPRRIGDLVVDVTYGSVIPEADGTSAVTLSAEDGAGVRLWADASFPWWQLYSGDTLGDERQRRSVALEPMTCPPDAFRSGRDVIMLAPGETWEARWGLVALSSA